Proteins found in one Enterococcus sp. 9D6_DIV0238 genomic segment:
- a CDS encoding PTS sugar transporter subunit IIB yields MRMAAVCGSGLGSSFMVEMNINSVLNELGVTGIEVAHYDMGSATPDLADVFFVAGDLADSAQHLGNVVVLDSIIDMDELREKVRAVCVENELL; encoded by the coding sequence ATGAGAATGGCAGCGGTGTGCGGATCAGGATTAGGATCTAGTTTTATGGTGGAAATGAATATCAACAGTGTGTTGAATGAACTGGGAGTAACAGGCATTGAGGTCGCTCATTATGATATGGGAAGTGCTACACCTGATTTGGCAGATGTCTTCTTTGTAGCAGGAGATCTTGCAGATAGTGCCCAGCATTTGGGCAATGTCGTGGTACTGGACAGCATTATCGATATGGATGAATTGCGGGAAAAGGTTAGAGCTGTTTGTGTTGAAAATGAACTGTTATAA
- a CDS encoding PTS ascorbate transporter subunit IIC, which produces MNGVLNILIDIASTPAILVALIAVLGLGLQKKPIFDVVRGGIKTFVGFLVVTAGAGVIEGSLAPFGEMFQHAFNMQGVVPNNEAIVALALTKYGTYTALIMLVGMAFNILIARITKFKYIYLTGHATLYMACMIAVIMSVTKMSAVPLVLVGGLALGLANTIFPAIAQPFTKQITKNDSVALGHTGNFGYALSGFIGKYVGNKEKSTEDINFPKGLAFLRDSTVSITLTMGIVYTIVALFAGNTFISENLSDGTNYIIYALQQAGMFAAGVFVILAGVRLILAEIVPAFKGISEKLVPNSIPALDCPIVFPYAPNAVLIGFLTSFVGGIVSLLIMVATGTTVIIPGVVPHFFCGATAGVFGNATGGVRGAVVGSFIHGVIISFMPILLMPVMGDLGFQGSTFSDTDYGVTGIFLGKLADMGGQIAVVAGVLAVLALLIGLTVFGKKKGTEAKEAA; this is translated from the coding sequence ATGAATGGGGTATTAAATATACTGATCGATATCGCAAGTACACCAGCAATTTTGGTCGCTTTGATTGCAGTGCTGGGGTTAGGGTTACAGAAAAAGCCGATTTTTGATGTTGTACGTGGAGGGATCAAAACGTTTGTTGGCTTTTTAGTCGTCACTGCAGGAGCAGGAGTCATTGAAGGCTCATTAGCTCCGTTTGGAGAAATGTTTCAGCATGCATTCAATATGCAAGGCGTTGTACCGAACAACGAAGCGATCGTAGCATTAGCTTTGACGAAATACGGCACTTATACAGCATTGATCATGTTAGTTGGTATGGCCTTCAATATTTTGATCGCCCGCATCACTAAATTTAAATACATTTATTTAACTGGCCATGCAACGCTTTATATGGCGTGTATGATCGCAGTCATCATGAGTGTGACAAAAATGAGCGCTGTGCCATTAGTTTTGGTTGGCGGTTTGGCTTTAGGCTTGGCAAATACGATTTTTCCAGCAATTGCCCAACCATTTACCAAACAAATCACTAAGAATGATTCTGTAGCCTTAGGGCATACAGGAAACTTTGGTTATGCGCTTAGTGGGTTTATTGGAAAATATGTTGGAAACAAAGAAAAATCAACAGAGGATATCAATTTTCCTAAAGGGCTCGCGTTTTTACGAGATTCCACAGTTAGTATTACGTTAACGATGGGGATCGTATATACGATTGTCGCATTATTTGCAGGAAACACGTTTATCTCAGAAAACCTTAGTGATGGCACAAATTACATTATTTATGCTTTACAGCAAGCAGGAATGTTTGCAGCGGGCGTGTTTGTGATCCTTGCAGGTGTTCGTTTGATCTTAGCGGAAATCGTTCCGGCGTTCAAAGGAATCTCAGAAAAATTAGTGCCAAATTCGATACCAGCATTGGATTGCCCAATCGTCTTTCCATATGCACCAAATGCTGTGTTGATCGGCTTTTTAACTAGTTTTGTAGGTGGAATCGTGAGTTTGCTCATCATGGTGGCAACAGGTACGACCGTGATCATTCCAGGTGTGGTGCCGCATTTCTTCTGTGGTGCAACGGCAGGTGTTTTTGGCAATGCCACAGGCGGTGTACGCGGAGCAGTGGTAGGTTCATTTATCCATGGGGTGATCATCAGTTTCATGCCGATTCTATTGATGCCAGTCATGGGCGATCTTGGCTTCCAAGGATCGACATTCTCTGATACCGATTATGGAGTAACAGGGATTTTCCTTGGAAAATTAGCGGATATGGGTGGACAAATTGCAGTTGTTGCTGGCGTGTTAGCAGTATTAGCGTTATTGATCGGGTTAACGGTCTTCGGCAAGAAAAAAGGGACTGAAGCGAAGGAGGCAGCATAA
- a CDS encoding transketolase → MDIQKFADQIRYYTMRELDHLGFGHFGGSLSIVETLAVLYGKVMNVSAEKRDDPDRDYFVLSKGHAGPALYATLFLKEYFDEAFLFSLNQNGTNLPSHPDRIKTPGVDMTTGSLGQGISAATGIAKGNQLLGKENYTFAVVGDGELNEGQCWEAFQFAAHQKLDHLIVLIDDNKKQLDGYTTDICDPFDFVEKMRAFGFNSWRVNGRDVSAIEAAIDQAKKGKGAPTAIVLDTVKGQGVPYFEELMDNHHIRPDEATKIAIKESIESLAKKIEVKQ, encoded by the coding sequence ATGGATATCCAAAAATTTGCGGATCAGATTCGTTATTATACGATGCGGGAGTTGGACCATTTAGGCTTTGGTCATTTTGGCGGCAGCTTGTCTATCGTTGAAACATTGGCTGTCTTGTATGGAAAAGTTATGAACGTTTCAGCAGAAAAACGAGATGATCCAGACCGTGACTATTTTGTTTTGTCGAAAGGACATGCTGGACCCGCGCTCTATGCTACGTTGTTTTTGAAAGAATATTTTGATGAAGCGTTTCTTTTTAGCCTCAATCAAAATGGCACTAATTTACCTTCGCACCCTGACCGAATCAAAACGCCTGGGGTAGACATGACCACTGGATCACTTGGACAAGGAATCTCAGCTGCAACAGGAATCGCAAAAGGCAACCAGCTGTTAGGCAAAGAAAATTATACTTTTGCAGTTGTGGGTGATGGAGAATTAAACGAAGGACAATGCTGGGAAGCTTTTCAATTTGCCGCACATCAAAAATTGGATCATTTGATCGTGTTGATCGACGATAATAAAAAACAGTTGGACGGTTATACCACAGACATTTGTGATCCTTTTGATTTTGTTGAGAAAATGCGGGCGTTTGGCTTTAATAGTTGGCGGGTGAATGGGAGAGATGTGTCTGCTATTGAAGCTGCGATCGATCAAGCAAAAAAGGGAAAAGGTGCTCCTACAGCGATCGTTTTAGATACAGTAAAAGGACAAGGTGTTCCTTATTTTGAAGAGCTGATGGATAACCATCATATTCGTCCGGATGAAGCAACTAAAATCGCGATCAAAGAATCGATTGAAAGCTTAGCTAAAAAGATCGAGGTGAAGCAGTAA
- a CDS encoding transketolase family protein produces MKDLEMRQVYTQTIQGLAEKDQKILALEADLASSMGTSKLKEKLGDRYINVGIMEAQEMSAAAGLAVTGFIPFIHTFAPFATRRSFDQVFLSLGYAKNHAVIVGTDPGVTAEMNGGTHMPFEDIALMRVIPGNNIYEVSDPYQFKAILTYAHTAKGLFYIRTIRKQAKSLYNEKEDFSKGYCRLKKGTHGTIFASGIMVEEALQAADDLEEKGISVQVIDLFRIKPMNEEVVIEAAKLGPIITAENHNVIGGLGSAVAEIIAENHPTKMKRIGVKEQFGQVGKLDYLKEVYGLKANDISKAMIDLLK; encoded by the coding sequence ATGAAAGACTTAGAAATGCGTCAAGTTTATACCCAAACAATACAAGGGCTAGCAGAAAAAGATCAAAAAATTTTAGCTTTAGAAGCTGATTTGGCAAGTTCGATGGGAACCAGCAAATTAAAAGAAAAGCTAGGCGATCGTTATATCAATGTAGGCATCATGGAAGCTCAGGAAATGAGTGCGGCTGCTGGATTAGCTGTAACGGGATTTATTCCATTTATCCATACCTTTGCGCCCTTTGCAACGAGACGCTCATTCGATCAAGTATTTCTTTCCCTTGGGTATGCCAAAAATCATGCAGTCATCGTTGGAACAGACCCGGGTGTTACAGCTGAAATGAATGGCGGTACGCACATGCCGTTTGAAGATATAGCATTAATGCGGGTGATTCCAGGAAACAATATCTATGAAGTATCAGATCCGTATCAATTTAAAGCCATTTTGACCTATGCTCATACGGCAAAAGGATTATTTTATATTCGTACGATACGCAAGCAGGCAAAGTCACTGTATAATGAAAAAGAAGATTTTTCAAAAGGCTACTGTAGATTGAAAAAAGGAACACATGGGACCATTTTTGCTAGTGGGATCATGGTGGAAGAAGCGCTTCAGGCAGCGGATGATTTAGAAGAAAAAGGGATTTCCGTTCAAGTGATCGATTTATTTAGAATCAAGCCGATGAATGAAGAAGTCGTAATCGAAGCTGCCAAATTAGGCCCGATCATAACCGCAGAAAATCATAACGTGATCGGTGGACTAGGGAGTGCTGTGGCAGAAATCATTGCTGAAAATCATCCAACAAAAATGAAACGGATCGGTGTAAAAGAGCAATTCGGTCAAGTAGGTAAATTGGATTATTTGAAAGAAGTCTACGGCTTAAAGGCTAATGATATTTCAAAAGCGATGATAGATTTATTAAAATAA
- a CDS encoding DNA-3-methyladenine glycosylase I, whose amino-acid sequence MRKNQPSKFDWYHNQWGKPTHDDRLLFILLTVGTFQAGLSWKAAAGKLDAFLRNFHNMDIQKVAAMMPDDVEKVMQDPEMIRNPRKINATIQNAQAILAVQKEYGSFAEYMWDFVGGVPHLNVYEEAYEVPNITPLSKHVAKDMKKHGFTFVGPVVTYMFMKASGLIQDKVLNQE is encoded by the coding sequence ATGAGGAAGAACCAACCATCAAAATTTGATTGGTACCACAACCAATGGGGGAAGCCTACCCACGATGACCGCTTGCTTTTTATTTTATTAACGGTAGGTACCTTTCAAGCAGGATTGAGCTGGAAGGCTGCAGCTGGTAAATTAGATGCTTTTTTAAGAAATTTCCACAATATGGATATTCAAAAAGTGGCTGCAATGATGCCCGATGATGTGGAAAAAGTCATGCAGGATCCTGAAATGATTCGCAACCCAAGAAAAATCAATGCGACGATTCAAAATGCTCAAGCGATTTTAGCAGTACAAAAAGAATATGGCAGCTTTGCTGAGTATATGTGGGATTTTGTTGGCGGTGTTCCCCATTTGAATGTTTATGAAGAAGCATATGAGGTACCTAATATCACCCCGCTATCGAAACATGTAGCTAAAGATATGAAAAAGCATGGCTTTACCTTTGTGGGGCCGGTCGTGACGTATATGTTCATGAAAGCTAGTGGACTCATTCAAGATAAAGTGTTGAATCAAGAGTAG
- a CDS encoding MerR family transcriptional regulator: MIRPIDIARELNISTSLLRHYEKNQLLPIPKRSKSGYRLYTEESLHYFRAIRTTTITYGYHATKKIMTALQKEKFTEAFWLLNEEQVKLNQRKKISDQTLALLHEEEWQEINQMPNRGWLTIGEAAERLAITETSIRHWTKEQLLDVPRDPESNYRMFDEHAIQQLLFIRMIRASTWSLDEVREILTQFQADSPKRMIELAEQSLRALNELLKRQMISTKYIYALIQFLEPDFFEDFPSSDFY, encoded by the coding sequence ATGATTCGCCCAATCGATATTGCACGAGAATTAAATATCAGTACCAGCTTATTACGCCATTACGAAAAAAATCAACTACTTCCCATACCTAAGAGAAGTAAGAGTGGTTATCGTCTGTATACAGAAGAAAGTCTCCACTACTTTCGAGCGATCCGAACAACAACGATCACATATGGTTATCATGCAACTAAAAAAATCATGACTGCTCTTCAAAAAGAAAAATTTACAGAAGCTTTTTGGCTATTGAATGAAGAACAAGTAAAATTGAATCAGCGCAAAAAGATTTCTGATCAAACCTTAGCATTGCTTCATGAAGAGGAGTGGCAGGAAATAAACCAAATGCCAAATAGAGGATGGTTAACGATTGGAGAAGCAGCTGAACGTTTGGCAATCACAGAAACCTCCATTCGTCACTGGACGAAAGAGCAACTCCTTGACGTTCCTCGTGATCCAGAGAGTAATTATCGAATGTTTGATGAGCACGCAATTCAACAGTTATTATTTATTCGTATGATCCGTGCCTCTACTTGGTCACTGGATGAGGTTCGGGAAATCCTTACTCAGTTTCAGGCAGATTCACCTAAGCGAATGATTGAGCTTGCAGAACAATCCCTACGGGCGCTCAATGAATTACTTAAACGTCAAATGATTTCTACCAAATATATTTATGCACTGATTCAGTTCTTAGAGCCGGATTTTTTTGAAGATTTTCCTAGCTCTGATTTTTATTAA
- a CDS encoding ATP-binding cassette domain-containing protein has translation MTEYVVINGARENNLKNVSVSIPKRKITVFTGVSGSGKSSIVFETIANESQRQLNETFSAFVQNFLPKYQQPDVDSIENLATSVVINQKRLGGNSRSTLGTITDINPLLRVLFSRFGQPSIGTANYFSFNDQAGMCPKCQGIGKTVQINEEKFLDRSRSLNDGAVQFSVFKNTEWYMKGYLDSGLFDNDKKIEAYTEEELENLLYAKDFKIQVDGYNLSYEGLFTKFNRLYLQKEGELTARTQKLIEEYTVEACCPLCKGKRLSQESLAVKVAGHSIADLMAMEVTKLMETLKMIQLREAQPVLNNLQEKIGHLVEIGLGYLSLDRATTTLSGGESQRVKMVKHLNNSLVDLIYIFDEPSIGLHPRDVHRLNELLFKLRDKGNTVIVIEHDPDVIKIADHVIEVGPHAGKHGGEIMFEGSYTALLESETLTGKYLKNQTKLKQAVRPVEEFYQGRPSSLHNLKETALRVPKQTLTMITGVAGSGKSTLVKDSFLASYPETIIIDQAAAQTNSRSNPATYIGIMDTIRKGFGKANNVSASLFSYNSKGGCEKCKGQGYIEMNLAFMDAVKTECDVCQGKRFKQEVLDYRFQEKSITEVLNLTVEEALDFFKEPVVLKKLRAMEQVGLGYLTLGQPTSTLSGGECQRMKLASEFYKKGSIYVLDEPSTGLHLSDIDHLMEIMDHLVDQGNTVVVIEHHIDLIKQGDWIVDIGPDGGNQGGQIMFEGQPADIQFSESITGRFIK, from the coding sequence ATGACAGAATATGTAGTGATCAATGGGGCAAGAGAAAATAATTTGAAAAATGTTTCTGTTTCGATCCCTAAGCGAAAAATCACTGTTTTTACAGGAGTATCCGGATCAGGAAAGTCCTCAATTGTTTTTGAAACGATTGCAAACGAATCACAAAGACAGTTGAATGAAACATTCAGTGCTTTTGTCCAAAATTTTCTGCCGAAATATCAGCAGCCGGATGTAGACAGTATTGAAAATTTAGCGACATCAGTGGTCATCAATCAAAAACGATTGGGAGGAAATTCTCGCTCTACACTTGGAACGATCACAGATATCAATCCATTGTTGCGGGTTTTGTTTTCAAGGTTTGGTCAGCCAAGTATCGGTACCGCTAATTACTTTTCATTTAACGATCAAGCTGGGATGTGCCCAAAATGTCAAGGAATTGGAAAAACAGTTCAGATCAATGAAGAAAAATTTTTAGATCGTTCTAGATCATTGAACGACGGAGCTGTTCAATTTTCTGTTTTTAAAAATACAGAATGGTATATGAAAGGCTATTTAGACTCTGGACTTTTCGACAACGATAAAAAAATTGAAGCGTATACAGAAGAAGAACTGGAGAATTTGCTTTACGCTAAAGATTTCAAGATCCAGGTGGATGGCTACAATTTGAGCTATGAAGGGCTTTTTACTAAATTTAATCGATTGTATTTACAAAAAGAAGGAGAATTGACTGCGCGAACACAAAAACTGATCGAAGAATATACAGTTGAAGCGTGCTGTCCATTATGTAAAGGCAAACGTTTGTCTCAGGAGTCTCTGGCAGTAAAGGTCGCAGGTCATTCTATTGCTGACCTTATGGCAATGGAAGTAACAAAACTCATGGAAACATTAAAGATGATCCAATTGCGGGAAGCTCAGCCAGTATTGAATAATCTACAAGAAAAAATTGGACATCTTGTTGAAATTGGTTTAGGGTATTTAAGTTTGGACAGAGCAACGACAACGTTATCTGGAGGAGAATCTCAGCGTGTCAAGATGGTCAAACATTTAAATAATAGTTTAGTCGATTTGATCTACATATTCGATGAGCCTAGCATTGGTCTGCATCCGCGTGATGTCCATCGTTTAAATGAGCTTTTGTTTAAATTAAGAGATAAGGGAAATACCGTTATTGTGATCGAACATGATCCTGATGTGATAAAGATCGCCGATCATGTGATCGAAGTAGGACCTCATGCAGGAAAGCATGGTGGAGAAATCATGTTTGAAGGTAGTTATACAGCTTTGCTTGAATCAGAGACCTTGACTGGTAAATACTTAAAAAATCAAACAAAGCTTAAACAGGCAGTTCGACCGGTAGAAGAGTTCTATCAAGGTCGTCCATCTAGTCTGCATAATTTGAAAGAGACAGCTTTGCGTGTACCTAAACAGACCTTGACGATGATCACTGGTGTGGCTGGTTCAGGAAAGAGTACCTTAGTCAAAGATTCGTTTTTAGCTTCATATCCTGAAACGATCATTATTGATCAAGCAGCTGCACAAACCAACTCCCGTTCCAATCCAGCGACTTATATCGGAATTATGGATACGATTAGAAAGGGCTTTGGTAAAGCTAATAACGTGTCAGCTTCTTTATTTAGCTACAATTCAAAAGGCGGCTGTGAGAAATGTAAAGGGCAGGGGTATATTGAAATGAATCTGGCCTTTATGGATGCAGTGAAAACAGAATGCGATGTTTGTCAGGGCAAACGCTTCAAACAAGAAGTTCTTGATTATCGTTTTCAGGAGAAATCTATTACGGAGGTGCTGAATTTAACAGTTGAAGAGGCTTTGGATTTCTTTAAGGAGCCAGTTGTCTTGAAAAAGCTTCGTGCGATGGAGCAAGTCGGTTTGGGCTATTTGACATTAGGCCAGCCAACGAGTACTTTATCAGGTGGAGAGTGTCAACGGATGAAATTAGCCAGTGAGTTTTATAAAAAAGGGAGTATTTATGTGCTGGATGAGCCTTCAACGGGTCTTCATTTATCAGATATCGATCATTTAATGGAAATCATGGATCATTTGGTAGATCAAGGAAATACTGTTGTGGTCATTGAACATCATATCGATTTGATCAAGCAAGGAGATTGGATTGTGGATATTGGACCTGATGGCGGGAATCAAGGTGGGCAGATCATGTTTGAAGGTCAACCAGCTGATATTCAATTTAGTGAATCGATTACAGGACGATTCATTAAATAA
- a CDS encoding 6-phospho-beta-glucosidase — protein MSILRENFLWGGAVAAHQLEGGWDQDGKGISVADVMTVGANGVPRRITDGVLAGENYPNHEAIDFYHHYKEDVKLFADLGLNCFRTSIAWTRIFPNGDEAEPNEAGLQFYDDLFDECLKYGIEPVITLSHFEMPYHLVTEYGGWRNRKMIDFFAKFARVCFERYKDKVTYWMTFNEINNQANYAEDFAPFTNSGIKYQDGENREKIMYQAAHYELVASAQAVRIGHEINPDFQIGCMIAMCPIYPYSCDPKDMMASVSAMQKRYWFTDVHVRGHYPSFIEKYLARKGFDLDISEQDLADLTQGCVDYIGFSYYMSFAIKDQEKGPAFDYDESKDLVKNPYVEASDWGWQIDPLGMRYAMNWFNERYELPQFIVENGFGAIDEIEPDGTINDQYRIDYLKAHIEMMKEAVEYDGIPLIGYTPWGFIDLVSAGTGEMKKRYGFIYVDKDNEGQGTLARSKKKSFDWYQQVIKSNGEEL, from the coding sequence ATGTCGATATTAAGAGAAAATTTCCTTTGGGGCGGCGCTGTTGCTGCTCATCAATTAGAAGGTGGTTGGGATCAAGATGGTAAAGGAATCAGCGTAGCTGATGTAATGACTGTCGGAGCAAATGGTGTTCCTAGGAGAATCACAGATGGCGTTTTAGCTGGGGAAAATTACCCAAACCATGAAGCAATCGATTTTTATCATCATTATAAAGAAGACGTAAAATTATTTGCCGATCTTGGATTGAATTGCTTCAGAACATCGATTGCCTGGACACGGATTTTTCCTAACGGAGATGAAGCTGAGCCAAATGAAGCAGGCCTTCAGTTCTACGATGATTTGTTTGATGAATGTTTAAAATATGGGATCGAACCTGTCATTACTTTATCTCACTTTGAAATGCCTTATCATCTAGTGACAGAATACGGCGGCTGGCGTAATCGGAAAATGATCGACTTTTTTGCTAAATTTGCCCGAGTTTGTTTTGAGCGTTATAAAGATAAAGTCACGTATTGGATGACCTTCAATGAAATCAACAATCAAGCGAATTATGCGGAAGATTTTGCGCCTTTTACCAACTCTGGGATCAAGTATCAAGATGGAGAAAACCGTGAGAAAATCATGTACCAAGCGGCTCATTATGAATTAGTAGCCAGTGCTCAGGCAGTCAGGATCGGTCATGAGATCAATCCTGATTTTCAAATCGGTTGTATGATCGCCATGTGCCCGATTTATCCTTATTCTTGTGATCCAAAAGATATGATGGCTTCAGTCAGTGCCATGCAAAAACGTTATTGGTTTACAGATGTTCATGTCCGCGGACATTATCCGAGTTTTATCGAAAAATATCTTGCCCGTAAAGGTTTTGATTTAGATATTTCTGAACAAGACTTAGCTGATTTGACACAAGGCTGTGTAGACTATATTGGTTTCAGCTACTACATGTCTTTTGCGATCAAAGATCAGGAGAAAGGACCTGCCTTTGACTATGATGAATCAAAAGATCTAGTCAAAAATCCTTATGTAGAAGCATCTGACTGGGGCTGGCAAATCGATCCTTTAGGTATGCGTTATGCAATGAACTGGTTTAATGAACGTTATGAATTGCCACAGTTTATCGTGGAAAATGGTTTTGGTGCCATCGATGAAATCGAACCCGACGGCACGATCAACGATCAGTATCGAATCGATTATTTGAAAGCGCATATCGAAATGATGAAAGAAGCTGTTGAATACGATGGAATTCCACTGATTGGCTATACACCTTGGGGCTTTATCGATTTAGTTTCGGCGGGAACAGGTGAGATGAAAAAACGTTACGGCTTTATCTATGTGGATAAAGATAATGAAGGCCAAGGAACCTTGGCACGTTCTAAGAAAAAATCATTTGACTGGTATCAACAAGTGATCAAGAGTAACGGTGAAGAATTATAA
- a CDS encoding PTS sugar transporter subunit IIC encodes MNEWINEKVLPPVLKFVNTKAITALRNGMLYTMPFTIVGSIFLLLANLPIESVANWITESGLVVYFNQAYGASFAIMSVFAVIGIAYSYVKTEGFEGLPAGMISLVVFILFMSAEITDAESGVTIGNIINKDWTAGKGMITAIIVGLIVGWVYSWFLRHDIRIKLPEAVPENVANSFTALIPAGALITGAMFVYIFFDKVFNTTFFDFIYEVLQSPLQGVTDSLGGALVLGFLVPLFWFFGVHGSTIVGGIMGPILQANSLENTDILKAGKELTVANGGHIVTQQFLDQFLTVTGAGMTIGLVVYMVFFAKSAQFKQLGRLSIGPAVFNINEPITFATPIVMNPIMAIPFILTPVVSSIITYFALYTGLVPLFTAVQVPWTTPPIISGLLVGGWQAALLQAFVLTVGFFIYLPFARKMDAINYAQETNQPITEETLEEIEAQA; translated from the coding sequence ATGAACGAATGGATCAATGAGAAAGTCCTACCCCCTGTTTTAAAATTTGTAAATACGAAAGCGATCACCGCACTAAGAAATGGGATGCTTTATACTATGCCATTTACGATCGTCGGTTCGATTTTCCTTTTATTAGCAAACCTACCGATCGAATCTGTTGCCAATTGGATCACAGAAAGTGGTCTTGTCGTTTATTTCAATCAGGCTTATGGAGCTTCATTTGCTATTATGTCTGTTTTTGCGGTTATAGGGATCGCCTATTCCTATGTTAAAACAGAAGGGTTTGAAGGATTGCCAGCTGGGATGATTTCTCTTGTTGTGTTTATCTTATTCATGTCTGCTGAAATCACAGATGCAGAAAGCGGTGTAACGATTGGCAACATCATCAATAAAGACTGGACTGCTGGAAAAGGAATGATCACAGCAATCATCGTTGGATTGATCGTTGGTTGGGTATACAGCTGGTTCTTACGTCATGATATCCGCATCAAATTGCCTGAAGCTGTACCAGAAAACGTAGCAAACTCATTTACAGCCTTGATTCCAGCGGGTGCTTTGATCACTGGTGCGATGTTTGTCTATATTTTCTTTGATAAAGTCTTTAATACAACATTCTTTGATTTTATTTATGAGGTACTTCAATCTCCGCTTCAAGGGGTTACTGATTCATTAGGCGGCGCATTAGTTCTCGGCTTCTTAGTTCCTTTATTCTGGTTCTTCGGCGTTCACGGTTCAACGATCGTCGGTGGAATCATGGGTCCTATCTTACAAGCAAACTCTTTAGAAAATACAGATATTTTAAAAGCCGGTAAAGAATTGACTGTTGCTAATGGCGGTCATATCGTTACCCAACAATTTTTAGATCAATTCTTGACCGTAACTGGTGCTGGGATGACGATCGGTTTAGTGGTTTATATGGTATTTTTTGCAAAATCTGCACAATTCAAACAATTGGGTCGTCTATCCATCGGACCAGCAGTCTTCAATATCAATGAGCCGATCACTTTTGCCACACCGATCGTAATGAATCCAATCATGGCGATTCCATTTATTTTGACACCGGTCGTTTCTTCGATCATTACGTATTTTGCTTTGTATACAGGTTTAGTTCCATTATTTACAGCCGTTCAAGTTCCTTGGACAACACCTCCGATCATTTCTGGATTATTAGTAGGCGGTTGGCAAGCAGCCTTGTTACAAGCATTTGTTTTAACGGTTGGTTTCTTTATCTACTTACCGTTCGCTAGAAAAATGGATGCAATCAACTATGCTCAAGAAACAAATCAACCGATCACAGAAGAAACATTGGAAGAAATCGAAGCACAAGCGTAA
- a CDS encoding MurR/RpiR family transcriptional regulator, whose protein sequence is MFDLEKVQSLNELEMLVYHYILEHMTTIPKLTIRQLSADCHVSTSTILRFCSKMGFDGFSELKYALKKEAEQKKQRSFEQYYTATIHVDSFLKRINQQTYYETLKPAITMIIENRHVVFTGIGTSGILGSYGSRYFANMGINAYSIDDPFTPIPQRGFENTLAIILSVSGETSEVIKQVTDFKRSGAKILSITNDEHSTIARLADYNISYYMPDERSSFADPFINITTQIPVVALIELLAHQASKEYSERSSQKRP, encoded by the coding sequence TTGTTTGATCTAGAGAAAGTTCAATCACTAAATGAGCTGGAAATGCTAGTTTATCATTATATACTAGAGCACATGACAACGATCCCCAAATTAACGATCCGGCAATTATCTGCTGATTGTCATGTTTCAACTTCAACCATTTTGCGCTTTTGTTCAAAGATGGGTTTTGATGGTTTTTCAGAATTAAAATATGCGCTCAAAAAAGAAGCTGAACAAAAAAAACAACGTTCTTTCGAGCAATATTATACAGCAACGATTCATGTTGATTCTTTTTTAAAACGGATCAATCAACAAACTTATTATGAAACCTTAAAACCAGCAATTACTATGATCATTGAAAATCGTCATGTCGTATTTACAGGGATTGGGACCAGCGGCATTTTAGGGAGTTACGGCAGTCGTTATTTTGCAAATATGGGGATCAATGCCTATAGTATTGATGATCCCTTCACACCTATTCCTCAAAGAGGGTTTGAAAATACTTTGGCTATCATTCTTTCAGTCTCTGGTGAAACCTCCGAAGTGATCAAGCAAGTGACTGATTTTAAACGTTCTGGGGCAAAAATCTTGAGTATCACAAACGATGAACACTCAACGATCGCTCGTTTAGCTGATTACAACATCTCCTATTATATGCCGGACGAACGCTCATCATTTGCCGATCCTTTTATCAATATTACAACTCAAATTCCAGTTGTCGCTTTAATCGAACTGCTTGCGCATCAAGCAAGTAAGGAATATTCAGAAAGAAGTTCTCAAAAAAGACCATAA